From Gemmatimonadota bacterium, the proteins below share one genomic window:
- a CDS encoding DUF4115 domain-containing protein, producing MSDQKQEIAEILKTQRENLGLSIDDIYEHTRINPEFIKVLEAGQFDLLPVAYARLFLKTYAQALNLNIRDILSRFERSVALPRERVTAPPPPERGINRSAIFISLLAFAVIAVVIIILNSREETPLTAPLDTTTSPLPIPDSTESVISTEQISISEEDMPSDSAKSGQEMQLRDSTESVTPSLSENQMMPSDIVAETPASQPAPAVLSTYNLPIPGVIAEGEIMTLFGVARETAHLSITADDRGVFAGVLPVGQQQRWLAHDRFQVVIQRANAISLSLQNQPLEFASPPDRGLRLTIYRTLIKVEELGDTPSVPQTGQ from the coding sequence ATGTCAGATCAAAAACAAGAAATCGCTGAGATACTCAAAACGCAGCGCGAAAATCTGGGTCTGAGTATCGACGACATTTACGAACACACGCGGATCAATCCCGAGTTTATCAAAGTACTCGAAGCGGGCCAATTCGATTTATTGCCCGTAGCTTATGCGCGTTTGTTTCTCAAAACTTATGCACAAGCACTCAACCTCAATATTCGGGACATCCTTTCCCGCTTTGAAAGAAGCGTAGCCCTGCCGCGTGAGCGGGTCACAGCACCGCCCCCTCCAGAACGCGGGATAAACCGCAGCGCAATATTTATCTCATTACTCGCATTCGCGGTGATTGCAGTGGTGATCATCATTCTCAACTCGCGTGAGGAAACACCGCTCACAGCCCCCCTCGATACAACCACATCACCTCTCCCAATACCAGATAGCACGGAATCGGTTATCTCAACCGAACAAATAAGCATTTCCGAAGAGGATATGCCGTCTGATAGCGCGAAATCTGGACAGGAGATGCAACTGCGAGATAGCACTGAGTCCGTTACGCCATCCCTATCGGAAAATCAGATGATGCCATCGGATATTGTGGCGGAGACGCCAGCCTCTCAACCAGCACCCGCTGTGCTCAGCACATATAATTTGCCTATTCCCGGCGTCATTGCCGAAGGAGAAATCATGACCCTTTTCGGCGTTGCAAGAGAAACCGCACATCTATCCATTACTGCCGATGACCGCGGGGTTTTTGCCGGTGTGCTTCCTGTGGGGCAGCAGCAACGCTGGCTGGCACATGACCGCTTTCAAGTAGTGATACAGCGTGCCAACGCGATTTCGCTTTCACTGCAGAACCAGCCTCTCGAATTTGCCAGCCCACCAGATCGCGGCCTTCGATTGACTATTTACCGCACCCTCATCAAAGTTGAAGAACTCGGCGACACGCCCTCTGTCCCGCAGACAGGCCAATAG